DNA sequence from the Nitrospirota bacterium genome:
AAGGATATTTATAACTTCTGGGGAAAACTGTATTTCAGGCTTTTTGAATTTATCCCTGCAGAGGCCCAGAAAATGGCTTGCAAGAAGCGGGATATCCTCACGGTATTCCCTGAGTGGTGGAATATGTACATGCAGGACTTTTAGCCTGTAATACAGGTCTTCACGGAATTCCCCTTCCATTACAGCCTCTTCTAAATCTCTATTTGTTGCTGCCATAATTCTTACATTTATACTTTTATCTCTATTACTTCCTACACGACGGATTGTCTGATCCTGGAGCACCCCCAATAATTTTGCCTGCATGGTCTTATGTATATTGCCGATTTCATCGAGCAAAAAAGAACCACCATCTGCTTCTTCAAATAGCCCTCTCCTCTCGAGAATAGCACCTGTAAAGGCACCTTTTGTATGACCGAAGAGCTCGCTCTCAAGGAGATATTCTGGCACTGTAGCACAGTTTAGAGAAACATAGGGTTTATCTGCCCTTGAACTATTAATATGAATTGTTTTCGCAATAAGATTCTTTCCCGTCCCGGTTTCTCCTGTTATTAATACAGGGAGCTCGACCTTTGCAACCCTCTCTATCAGAGAGATGATTTTTTTTATCGCCTTACTCTGCCCTATAATCGGGAACAATTTCTTCCTCGATTCCTTCTGAATTTCATATAATTCCTTCACAGTCTTTGAGTGCTCGATTGACTTCCTGATTCTGTGAAGTATCTCTTCATTTTTGAAGGGCTTGGATATATAGTCAAAGGCACCAATCTTCATGGCTTCAACAGCGGAATCTACAGTACCATATGCTGTCATGATTATTACCTCGGTCTGGGGGATTTCTTTTTTTACATATTTAAGGACATCTATACCTGTAACAGGAGACATCTTCAGGTCTGTGATAACAAGGTCGAATTGTTTATGATTCAGACATTCTATCGCATATTCCCCACCTGCTGCCTCATCCACATTATAACCCTCTTTTTTAAGGAGGATAGCGAGGCTTTTTCTCATTCCACTCTGGTCATCAACTACCAGTATATCTGATATATCTGACATCCTTATCCTCCATTGTAAGACGCTCTACAGGATAGACTTCAAATTTTACAGGAAAGTTAATCTGGATTTGCGTCCCTTCCCCTATCTTGCTCGATATAAAAACATAACCTCCATGTTCTTTGACAATTTTATGGACAATATTGAGACCTAATCCTAATCCTTTATCTTTTGTTGAAAAGAAAGGCTGGAATACCTGTGAAAGAATATTATCAGACATGCCAGTACCTGTGTCAGCAACAGTCAATTCGACCTCATCCTCTGTAGNNNNNNNNNNNNNNNNNNNNNNNNNNNNNNNNNNNNNNNNNNNNNNNNNNNNNNNNNNNNNNNNNNNNNNNNNNNNNNNNNNNNNNNNNNNNNNNNNNNNCTGTAGCCTTATACCGTGTTTTTATACTTAACACCCCTCCATCAGGCATTGCCTGTATTGCATTAATAAAGAGGTTCCATAAAATCTGTTTTATCTGATTCCTATCCAGCATGAGATTTGGGACATTAGAGGCAAAGGATTTATTAATCGTTAAACCCGTCATAAGTCTTCTGTCCAGTTTTAAGATAGAAATAGTCTCATCTATGAGTTCGTGTATATTTGCTTCTTCTCTGTTGAGCTGTAACGGCTTAGAAAAACTTAGAAAGTCTTCAACTAATTTATTCAGCCTATCTGCCTCTTTTTCGATAATATCGAGAAGTTCTCTATCATCCTTTGATAGAGAACTATACCTCTGGAGAACTCCCAGTGAGTTGGAGATAGCCCCTAAGGGATTCCTGATTTCATGGGCAAGTCCGGCCGCCATCTTTCCTATAGATGCAAGTCTCTCGGATTCAGTTAAATATCTCTGAGTTTCCTTTAATCGTTCATATGCAGTCCTGAGCTCTATGTTTTTCCCCTCCAGTGACTCAAGAAGTTCTGCCAGTTTTCTTCTTGATTCATAGAGTCTATAAAATGTTCGAGTAAATCCATAGGCAAGCCCTATGAGAAGTCCAGAAAAGATTATTACCTTTATGACATGCCAGTACCACCAGATAGGGTCCCATAATTTTGAAAAGGTAAAGGAGATCTCACTTTCGAAAAAGAGCAGGGCAGCGGTTCCGAGCACATGGTATATAACATCATTTGTCGCTAAAAAACCTTTGAGGAAAAAGATACCGGAAAGCAGGAATAATATAGATGCTGTCAAATTAAGGGTATAAATAAAATCGCTGAAATGTCCCTTAGCATCAACAACAGGAGTATGATGAGGCAAACTCACTGAGAGGACATCTGGAAGAGAAGAA
Encoded proteins:
- a CDS encoding sigma-54 dependent transcriptional regulator, yielding MSDISDILVVDDQSGMRKSLAILLKKEGYNVDEAAGGEYAIECLNHKQFDLVITDLKMSPVTGIDVLKYVKKEIPQTEVIIMTAYGTVDSAVEAMKIGAFDYISKPFKNEEILHRIRKSIEHSKTVKELYEIQKESRKKLFPIIGQSKAIKKIISLIERVAKVELPVLITGETGTGKNLIAKTIHINSSRADKPYVSLNCATVPEYLLESELFGHTKGAFTGAILERRGLFEEADGGSFLLDEIGNIHKTMQAKLLGVLQDQTIRRVGSNRDKSINVRIMAATNRDLEEAVMEGEFREDLYYRLKVLHVHIPPLREYREDIPLLASHFLGLCRDKFKKPEIQFSPEVINILYQYDYPGNVRELYNIICQVVALSSDSVITIADLPADITQQILVTAPLSNDLVKPQALEEWEKEVILQSIKRHSHNLAMVCREL
- a CDS encoding HAMP domain-containing sensor histidine kinase, with product TEDEVELTVADTGTGMSDNILSQVFQPFFSTKDKGLGLGLNIVHKIVKEHGGYVFISSKIGEGTQIQINFPVKFEVYPVERLTMEDKDVRYIRYTGS
- a CDS encoding histidine kinase dimerization/phospho-acceptor domain-containing protein; the protein is MGILDIFHAFSDYCHNMFVWLHSFSAFFGSAFFIGSIFFNDKIDSNTEPLWIRRFYVLSGTILIFTFAMSSIKFSSSLPDVLSVSLPHHTPVVDAKGHFSDFIYTLNLTASILFLLSGIFFLKGFLATNDVIYHVLGTAALLFFESEISFTFSKLWDPIWWYWHVIKVIIFSGLLIGLAYGFTRTFYRLYESRRKLAELLESLEGKNIELRTAYERLKETQRYLTESERLASIGKMAAGLAHEIRNPLGAISNSLGVLQRYSSLSKDDRELLDIIEKEADRLNKLVEDFLSFSKPLQLNREEANIHELIDETISILKLDRRLMTGLTINKSFASNVPNLMLDRNQIKQILWNLFINAIQAMPDGGVLSIKTRYKAT